A section of the Paenibacillus aurantius genome encodes:
- a CDS encoding putative bifunctional diguanylate cyclase/phosphodiesterase, with translation MIFTADCFQQLLPPDYTLPLSGYLKYPAALLAAGTGLMLHQKIIGAYSPFRVKRIALLGFSPLLLYLAGVSFGSFGLFFGEVEIHSPWKREILGGGMLVLLVLLAILHGCNLAMSLLAIRRCEREIERRKLVLLLRTDLLFVLASMLVGAVEALRGEGAFVPSFFFLLPVLVWGISIRFLIHKSEFLPSVTSKYEVLYKLSPVGILLLDADMRIWEANPGARRVFGRGLNGRLPVPLSDFLKQEDRPDRRQESGGNRFLGTGQEFTILTREGETKTLLMDTESMASSGGKYTYAIVRDISKRKSQENELAYLAHNDPLTGLPNRLSFVKELESRLEQSRLNSGFVALLVVDLDRFKRINDTVGHPRGDEALMESARRLEACLDANGMLARLGGDEFGILLSGLEEYDDVVKAAELVIYQFVEPFSLKGREFFLSASVGISLFPSDGITSTQLLMNADIAMDHAKRSGGNQYRFHTMEMNAAFQRHVELEAYLRKALERGEFTLLYQPQVELDGERLIGVEALIRWNCAELGLISPAQFIPVAEQTGLIRSIGHWVLEEACREAKRWEACGGGHVEISVNVSAGQFMQPDFVSRVRSILSSTGLAPQRLCLEITESMVVHNLQATLTMLQELAELGIRIAMDDFGTGYSSLSVIKQLPISTIKIDRSFMGDLTKEDADRSIVPAIISMSTTLGKKVVAEGVETSEQLQLLKRMGCDTAQGYYFSRPLTASALIRYFQYGVEKLDTRTLREDASSLPSQHRYAQ, from the coding sequence TTGATTTTTACAGCGGATTGCTTCCAGCAGCTTCTTCCTCCCGACTATACCCTCCCGCTGTCCGGCTATCTCAAATACCCCGCCGCCTTGTTAGCGGCCGGAACCGGACTGATGCTGCATCAAAAAATAATCGGGGCCTATTCTCCTTTTCGTGTGAAAAGGATAGCCTTGCTGGGCTTTTCCCCTTTATTGCTGTACTTGGCTGGGGTATCGTTCGGCTCCTTCGGGCTTTTTTTCGGTGAGGTGGAGATTCATTCTCCGTGGAAGCGCGAGATCTTGGGGGGCGGCATGCTTGTGCTGTTAGTCCTTCTGGCCATCCTTCACGGGTGCAATCTGGCCATGTCCCTTCTCGCCATCCGGAGATGTGAAAGAGAGATCGAAAGAAGAAAGCTTGTCCTTCTGCTGCGGACAGATCTTCTCTTTGTCTTGGCTTCGATGCTGGTTGGAGCGGTGGAGGCTTTACGGGGAGAGGGCGCTTTCGTTCCGTCTTTCTTTTTCCTGCTGCCGGTTCTGGTTTGGGGCATCTCGATCCGTTTTCTCATTCATAAAAGCGAATTTCTGCCGTCCGTCACCAGCAAATATGAAGTGTTGTATAAACTGAGCCCGGTTGGGATTCTGTTGCTTGATGCCGATATGAGAATCTGGGAAGCCAATCCCGGTGCCCGGCGGGTGTTCGGCCGCGGATTGAACGGAAGACTCCCGGTGCCATTATCCGATTTTCTGAAGCAGGAGGACCGGCCAGATCGCAGGCAGGAGTCGGGGGGGAACCGGTTCCTGGGCACCGGGCAGGAGTTCACCATCCTGACGCGGGAAGGGGAAACCAAGACACTTCTCATGGATACGGAAAGCATGGCCAGCAGCGGTGGGAAGTATACGTATGCCATCGTCCGGGACATCAGTAAACGCAAGAGCCAGGAGAACGAGCTGGCCTATCTGGCGCATAACGATCCCCTTACCGGCCTGCCCAACCGCCTTTCCTTCGTGAAGGAGCTGGAGTCCCGGTTGGAGCAATCCCGCTTAAACAGCGGGTTCGTCGCCCTTCTGGTGGTCGATCTGGACCGGTTTAAACGAATCAATGACACGGTCGGCCATCCTCGGGGAGACGAAGCTCTAATGGAGAGCGCCCGGCGTCTGGAGGCATGTCTCGACGCCAATGGAATGCTGGCCCGGCTGGGCGGGGACGAGTTTGGGATCCTGCTCTCCGGGCTGGAAGAATACGACGATGTGGTAAAGGCGGCGGAGCTCGTCATTTACCAGTTTGTCGAGCCTTTCTCCTTAAAGGGAAGGGAATTTTTTCTCTCGGCGAGCGTCGGAATCAGCCTGTTCCCGTCTGATGGAATCACCAGCACCCAGCTGCTGATGAACGCGGATATCGCCATGGACCATGCCAAGAGAAGCGGAGGCAACCAGTACCGTTTTCACACGATGGAAATGAATGCCGCCTTTCAACGGCATGTGGAGCTGGAAGCCTATCTTCGCAAGGCTCTGGAGAGAGGGGAATTTACTCTTCTCTATCAGCCCCAGGTGGAGCTGGACGGAGAAAGGTTGATCGGGGTGGAGGCGCTGATTCGCTGGAACTGTGCGGAGCTCGGCCTCATCTCGCCTGCCCAGTTCATTCCGGTGGCCGAGCAGACCGGCCTGATCCGTTCAATCGGCCATTGGGTGTTGGAGGAGGCGTGCCGGGAAGCGAAACGCTGGGAAGCGTGCGGAGGGGGCCATGTGGAGATATCGGTCAACGTATCCGCGGGACAGTTTATGCAGCCGGACTTCGTCTCCAGGGTTAGAAGCATCTTAAGCAGCACGGGCCTTGCTCCGCAAAGGCTATGCCTGGAGATTACCGAGAGCATGGTGGTCCACAATCTTCAGGCTACGCTCACGATGCTGCAAGAGCTGGCGGAGCTCGGGATCCGGATTGCCATGGATGATTTCGGAACGGGGTATTCCTCCCTTAGTGTAATCAAGCAGCTTCCCATTTCCACGATCAAAATTGACCGCTCCTTCATGGGAGATTTAACGAAGGAAGATGCGGACCGTTCGATAGTTCCCGCGATCATCTCCATGTCCACCACGCTCGGCAAGAAAGTCGTGGCGGAAGGAGTGGAGACCTCGGAGCAGCTGCAGCTGCTTAAGCGAATGGGATGCGATACCGCCCAAGGCTATTATTTCAGCAGGCCGTTGACGGCTTCGGCCTTAATCCGGTATTTTCAATACGGGGTAGAAAAGCTCGACACCCGCACTTTGAGAGAGGATGCCTCCTCTCTGCCAAGTCAGCACCGGTATGCTCAATAA
- a CDS encoding A24 family peptidase: MHLVTWVSLAAVLAVAVITDLKEKKIYDWLTIPSLVYFGILHLVFDRWSGLIGSIVGAALLFGLSLLLAALSKGQLGGGDIKLFSVIGAALGAPDGLLTMLLTFLAAGMAAWPILLVQRVRRNKDKKLTELALAPFMALGTGIVLLLLN; this comes from the coding sequence ATGCATCTCGTTACCTGGGTCTCCCTAGCTGCTGTCCTGGCCGTAGCCGTCATCACCGACCTGAAGGAAAAGAAAATCTACGACTGGCTAACGATACCTTCATTGGTATATTTTGGAATTCTTCATTTGGTCTTTGACCGCTGGTCAGGCTTGATCGGCAGTATAGTTGGGGCGGCCCTGCTCTTTGGTCTTTCCTTGCTCCTAGCCGCTCTTAGCAAAGGCCAGCTGGGTGGCGGAGATATCAAGCTGTTCAGTGTAATAGGAGCGGCTTTGGGAGCCCCGGACGGGCTGCTCACGATGCTGCTTACGTTTCTAGCCGCCGGTATGGCGGCTTGGCCAATCCTCCTTGTCCAGAGAGTCCGCAGAAACAAGGATAAGAAGCTGACGGAATTGGCCTTGGCGCCTTTCATGGCGCTCGGTACAGGAATTGTGCTCTTATTACTCAACTAG